From the genome of Triticum aestivum cultivar Chinese Spring chromosome 3B, IWGSC CS RefSeq v2.1, whole genome shotgun sequence, one region includes:
- the LOC123068084 gene encoding disease resistance protein RGA2-like, which yields MVAVLDAFAAKLAIILAGMAKTELEMLLGVPGEITKLEATLGDLSRIMADAERRRIHNPDSGAEEWVGELKDVMYDADNILDLCQIMEGEDASKAPSGCWNIPMLLCFHNPVAAHKIGKKIQALNQRLLDIEKRSTRYEFISQAINSSASNSIDRVDSSFIKSNRTTGSGIILSDVVGEKIKEDTRKLVDILVNKEEIRAGSSSDRFPVVAITGAGGIGKTTLARMVFNDTMVKDHFHKRIWLSVNNNKEVNEMTVLRTVLYAVGGNQSDLPDNKAQLESALNLAVKQKKLLLVMDDVWSPKVWNELLRVPLNDGASGSWVLVTTRNIEVANMMKAHHLHRVDKLVGEDVWNLLKKQVFKNYVHFQENITKFETGTSFNIHKYFFENTNFFYKIKDII from the exons atggtggccgtcctGGATGCTTTCGCGGCCAAGCTGGCTATCATCCTAGCAGGTATGGCAAAGACTGAGTTAGAGATGCTCCTGGGCGTACCTGGCGAGATcaccaagctcgaggctacgctcgGTGATCTCAGCCGCATCATGGCCGACGCTGAAAGGAGGCGCATCCACAACCCTGACTCGGGTGCAGAGGAGTGGGTCGGGGAGCTCAAGGATGTCATGTACGACGCCGACAACATACTTGACCTCTGCCAGATCATGGAGGGAGAGGATGCATCCAAAGCTCCTTCTGGATGCTGGAACATCCCAATGTTGTTATGCTTCCACAACCCCGTCGCTGCACACAAGATTGGGAAGAAAATCCAAGCGCTCAACCAACGGTTGCTGGACATTGAGAAGAGGAGCACTCGCTATGAATTCATCTCCCAAGCAATCAACTCTTCGGCAAGCAACTCTATTGATAGAGTTGACAGTTCTTTTATCAAAAGCAACCGCACAACTGGATCGGGCATCATCCTATCTGATGTTGTTGGAGAGAAGATCAAGGAAGATACAAGAAAGCTTGTTGATATTCTAGTCAACAAGGAAGAGATTCGTGCTGGATCAAGCAGTGACAGGTTTCCTGTTGTTGCTATCACTGGTGCTGGTGGGATAGGCAAAACTACCCTTGCTAGGATGGTTTTCAATGACACTATGGTGAAGGATCACTTCCATAAGAGGATTTGGCTGAGTGTGAATAACAATAAAGAGGTCAACGAGATGACAGTCCTAAGAACCGTCTTATATGCTGTTGGAGGTAACCAAAGTGACCTTCCTGACAACAAGGCCCAGCTGGAGAGTGCTTTGAATCTAGCAGTGAAGCAAAAGAAATTATTGTTGGTGATGGATGATGTGTGGAGCCCTAAGGTGTGGAATGAGCTACTTAGAGTCCCGCTCAATGATGGTGCTTCGGGGAGCTGGGTATTGGTGACCACAAGAAATATTGAAGTTGCTAATATGATGAAAGCACATCACCTCCACCGAGTTGACAAGCTAGTGGGAGAAGACGTTTGGAACCTGCTTAAGAAACAG GTTTttaaaaattatgtacactttcAGGAAAATATAACGAAATTTGAAACAGGAACATCTTTTAACATTcacaaatatttttttgaaaacacCAACTTTTTTTATAAAATCAAGGACATTATTTAA